From a region of the Pukyongiella litopenaei genome:
- a CDS encoding glutathione S-transferase family protein: MSAPLTLYSNPMSRARIAHWMLEEVGAAYEVEWIGYGAGMAAPDFRRLNPMGKVPVLVHGARLVSECAAICAYLADAFPEVGLAPAPADRAAYYRWLFFAAGPLEAAVTNRALGFEVDKDRERMAGYGSFDRTMDTLERAVTAQDHVAGPAFSAADVYVGSHVIWGLDFKSIEDRPAFRAYAERLRDRPAKQRADTFCETHAAEAGLPPGQ, translated from the coding sequence ATGTCCGCACCGCTCACGCTCTACAGCAACCCGATGTCCCGCGCCCGCATCGCCCACTGGATGCTCGAAGAGGTCGGCGCCGCCTACGAGGTCGAATGGATCGGCTATGGCGCCGGAATGGCGGCCCCCGATTTTCGCCGCCTGAACCCGATGGGCAAGGTTCCCGTGCTGGTGCACGGGGCCCGGTTGGTTTCGGAATGCGCCGCGATCTGCGCCTATCTGGCTGATGCCTTTCCCGAAGTCGGCCTGGCCCCAGCCCCGGCGGACCGGGCGGCCTATTATCGCTGGCTGTTCTTTGCCGCGGGCCCGCTCGAAGCGGCGGTGACCAACCGCGCGCTGGGGTTCGAGGTGGACAAGGACCGCGAACGGATGGCCGGATACGGCAGTTTCGACCGCACCATGGACACTCTGGAACGGGCGGTAACGGCGCAGGATCATGTGGCCGGCCCCGCGTTTTCCGCCGCCGATGTCTATGTCGGTTCGCATGTGATCTGGGGGCTCGATTTCAAGTCGATCGAGGACCGCCCGGCCTTTCGCGCCTATGCCGAACGGCTGCGCGACCGTCCGGCCAAGCAACGCGCCGACACGTTCTGCGAAACCCACGCCGCCGAGGCCGGGCTGCCCCCCGGTCAGTAG
- a CDS encoding primosomal protein N', producing MRDGAESPEKSAAARGGGEGRVAEPGFYNEGELVAVLTTQPLDRTLDYRAPEGGCFAGAYVEVPLGPRKVPGVVWGPGLGDFDISRVRSVIRVLDVAPMRAEMQEFLTRMAAYTLTPLPAVLRLATRAPGLGDPPSMRKVYRLGDGRPDRMTEARTRVLALLEDFGGLAFTLGELAEQAGVSSSVIKGLVAQGAVAEQDTPRDLPFPQLDPARPGKALTGDQATAAEALRGGLRAGGYGTTLLKGVTGSGKTEVYLEAVAECLRGGRQALVLLPEIALSAEFLTRVEARFGARPAEWHSGVTLTERRRVWKMIGQGGAQLVVGARSALFLPFRDLGLIVVDEEHDTSYKQEDGVLYNARDMAVLRASIAGARVVLASATPCLESWANAEAGKYDRLELTARFGAAVLPEMRAIDMRAERMQAGCWISPALRDAVRLRLARGEQALLFLNRRGYAPVTLCRACGQQVGCSQCDARMVEHRFLKRLMCHQCGETQPMPETCPSCGAEGRMAPVGPGVERMAEEAAACFPDARIAVLSSDLFSSARALKEGIEAIAGGGADIIIGTQLVAKGHNFPLLTLVGVIDADLGLQGSDLRAAERTFQLMRQVAGRAGRADKPGTALLQTFQPEHPVIRAILGGDEEAFWSAEAAQREAAGMPPYGRMAGIILSGSDSGAVFDLGNALARNDAPLRAVNAQVFGPAPAPIARIRGRHRVRLLVKAPKGVALQDALTRWLAPVRLKGDARLAVDIDPQSFY from the coding sequence ATGAGGGACGGGGCGGAAAGCCCCGAGAAATCCGCGGCAGCGCGGGGCGGCGGCGAGGGCAGGGTGGCGGAACCGGGGTTCTACAACGAAGGCGAACTGGTGGCGGTGCTGACCACCCAGCCGCTGGACCGGACGCTGGATTACCGCGCGCCCGAGGGCGGCTGTTTCGCCGGCGCCTATGTCGAGGTGCCGCTGGGCCCGCGCAAGGTGCCGGGCGTGGTCTGGGGGCCGGGGTTGGGCGATTTCGACATCTCCCGGGTCCGCTCGGTGATCCGGGTGCTGGACGTGGCCCCGATGCGCGCCGAGATGCAGGAGTTCCTGACCCGCATGGCCGCCTATACGCTGACGCCGCTGCCGGCGGTCTTGCGGCTGGCCACGCGTGCGCCTGGGCTGGGCGATCCGCCGTCGATGCGCAAGGTCTATCGGCTGGGTGACGGCAGGCCCGACCGGATGACCGAGGCCCGGACCCGCGTGCTGGCGCTGTTGGAAGATTTCGGCGGCCTGGCCTTCACGCTCGGCGAACTGGCCGAACAGGCCGGGGTGTCGTCATCGGTCATCAAAGGGCTGGTGGCGCAGGGGGCGGTGGCCGAGCAAGACACGCCGCGCGACCTGCCGTTTCCGCAGCTCGATCCCGCGCGGCCCGGCAAGGCGCTGACCGGCGATCAGGCGACGGCGGCCGAGGCGCTGCGCGGCGGGCTGCGCGCGGGGGGATACGGGACCACCCTGCTCAAGGGGGTGACCGGGTCGGGCAAGACCGAGGTCTATCTGGAAGCGGTCGCCGAATGCCTGCGCGGCGGGCGGCAGGCGCTGGTGCTGCTGCCCGAGATCGCCCTGTCGGCCGAGTTTCTCACGCGGGTCGAGGCGCGGTTCGGCGCGCGTCCGGCGGAATGGCATTCGGGTGTCACCCTGACCGAACGGCGCCGGGTCTGGAAGATGATCGGGCAGGGCGGGGCGCAGCTGGTGGTCGGGGCGCGGTCGGCCCTGTTCCTGCCGTTCCGCGATCTGGGCCTGATCGTCGTCGACGAGGAACATGATACTTCCTACAAGCAGGAGGACGGCGTGCTCTACAACGCCCGCGACATGGCGGTGCTGCGTGCCTCGATCGCGGGCGCGCGGGTGGTTCTGGCCAGCGCCACGCCCTGCCTGGAAAGCTGGGCCAATGCCGAGGCCGGTAAATACGACCGGCTGGAGCTGACCGCGCGGTTCGGCGCGGCGGTGCTGCCCGAGATGCGCGCCATCGACATGCGCGCCGAACGGATGCAGGCGGGGTGCTGGATCTCGCCGGCCCTGCGGGACGCGGTTCGGCTCCGGCTGGCGCGTGGCGAACAGGCGTTGCTGTTTCTCAACCGGCGCGGCTATGCGCCGGTGACGCTGTGCCGGGCCTGCGGTCAGCAGGTTGGGTGTTCGCAATGCGACGCGCGGATGGTCGAACACCGGTTCCTCAAGCGGCTGATGTGCCACCAGTGCGGCGAGACGCAGCCGATGCCCGAGACCTGCCCGTCCTGCGGCGCCGAGGGGCGGATGGCCCCGGTCGGCCCCGGTGTCGAACGCATGGCCGAAGAGGCGGCGGCCTGTTTTCCCGATGCCCGGATCGCGGTGCTGAGTTCCGACCTGTTTTCCAGCGCACGGGCGCTGAAGGAAGGCATCGAGGCCATCGCCGGGGGCGGGGCCGACATTATCATCGGCACGCAACTGGTTGCAAAAGGGCACAATTTCCCCTTGCTGACGCTGGTCGGCGTGATCGACGCCGATCTGGGCTTGCAGGGCTCGGACCTGCGCGCCGCCGAGCGCACGTTCCAGCTGATGCGGCAGGTGGCCGGGCGGGCCGGGCGTGCCGACAAGCCGGGCACCGCACTGCTGCAGACGTTCCAGCCGGAACATCCGGTGATCCGCGCCATTCTGGGCGGTGACGAGGAAGCGTTCTGGAGCGCCGAGGCCGCGCAGCGCGAAGCGGCGGGAATGCCGCCCTACGGGCGGATGGCGGGGATCATCCTGTCGGGCAGCGATTCGGGCGCGGTGTTCGATCTGGGCAACGCGCTGGCGCGCAACGATGCGCCGCTGCGCGCCGTCAATGCGCAGGTGTTCGGCCCCGCGCCGGCGCCGATTGCCCGCATCCGCGGCCGCCACCGGGTCCGGCTGCTGGTCAAGGCGCCCAAGGGCGTCGCCCTGCAGGACGCGCTGACCCGCTGGCTGGCACCGGTGCGGCTGAAGGGCGATGCGCGGCTGGCGGTCGATATCGACCCGCAGAGCTTCTACTGA
- a CDS encoding MFS transporter: MARIMHLADARSLPLWRRPVSLLFLTAMAMPVAFYSWYALLNNFVIEAAGFDGADIGLLHTVREIPGFLAVGVIAIIIFVREQVLGLVSLAMLGVATAFTAWFPSLGGLLALTLLSSIGFHYYETVNQSLQLQWLPKTRAPQILGWLMAAGSATTLVVFVLIVLMWETLDLSYNLVFMVSGGFTALVAIFALLAYPQFEAPHPQVKKMVLRRRYWLYYALQFMAGARRQIFMVFAGFMMVEKFGFEVHQLTSLYLINLVINMAVAPLLGRLVARYGERRTLICEYVGLACVFLAYGGIYWFGWGVLLAATLYVIDHILFGLALALKTYFQKIADPGDIAPTAAVAFTINHIAAVFLPVLLGLLWVISPSAVFGLAALMALVSLALSLLIPRHPEPGNETVFSRPVPLAKPAE; encoded by the coding sequence ATGGCCCGGATCATGCATCTTGCCGATGCGCGGAGCCTGCCGCTCTGGCGCAGGCCGGTTTCGCTGCTCTTCCTGACCGCTATGGCGATGCCGGTGGCGTTCTATTCGTGGTATGCGCTGCTCAACAATTTCGTGATCGAGGCCGCCGGGTTCGACGGCGCCGATATCGGCCTGCTGCACACGGTGCGCGAGATCCCCGGCTTTCTGGCCGTGGGGGTGATCGCGATCATCATCTTCGTTCGCGAACAGGTGCTGGGGCTGGTTTCGCTGGCGATGCTGGGCGTGGCCACGGCCTTTACCGCGTGGTTCCCGTCGCTGGGCGGGCTGCTGGCGCTGACCCTGCTCAGTTCCATCGGCTTTCACTATTACGAGACGGTGAACCAGTCGCTGCAACTGCAATGGCTGCCCAAGACCCGCGCGCCCCAGATCCTGGGCTGGCTGATGGCGGCGGGATCGGCGACCACGCTGGTGGTGTTCGTGCTGATCGTCCTGATGTGGGAAACGCTGGACCTGTCCTACAACCTGGTGTTCATGGTTTCGGGCGGGTTCACCGCGCTGGTGGCGATCTTTGCATTGCTGGCCTATCCGCAATTCGAGGCGCCGCATCCGCAGGTCAAGAAGATGGTGCTGCGGCGGCGCTACTGGCTCTACTACGCGTTGCAGTTCATGGCCGGGGCGCGGCGGCAGATCTTCATGGTCTTTGCCGGGTTCATGATGGTCGAGAAATTCGGCTTCGAAGTGCATCAACTGACCAGTCTCTACCTGATCAACCTGGTTATCAACATGGCCGTGGCACCGCTGCTGGGCCGGCTGGTGGCGCGGTATGGCGAACGGCGGACGCTGATCTGCGAATATGTGGGGCTGGCCTGCGTGTTCCTGGCCTATGGCGGCATCTACTGGTTCGGCTGGGGCGTGCTGCTGGCCGCGACGCTCTACGTGATCGACCACATCCTGTTCGGGCTGGCGCTGGCGCTGAAGACCTATTTCCAGAAGATCGCCGACCCCGGCGACATCGCGCCCACGGCGGCTGTGGCGTTCACCATCAATCATATCGCGGCGGTGTTCCTGCCGGTCCTGCTGGGGCTGTTATGGGTGATCTCGCCCTCGGCCGTGTTCGGGCTGGCCGCGCTGATGGCACTGGTTTCGCTGGCATTGTCGCTGCTGATCCCGCGCCACCCCGAGCCCGGCAATGAAACCGTGTTCTCGCGCCCGGTGCCCTTGGCGAAACCGGCGGAATAG
- a CDS encoding 50S ribosomal protein L11 methyltransferase yields MPTYTALTTLTGRSQAEALGAAMERLDPEPTGIGVFEVEDGSGLWEVGGYFTDAPDDAALALLAAAFGAKPFAISELPETDWVAHVRRGLAPVEAGRFFVYGSHDAEKVPADRIPLLIEAAMAFGTGHHGTTLGCLQALDRLIADGFAATRVADIGCGTAVLAMAAARVWGGEVIASDIDPVAVEVAEANLQANGMGGAVRCVEAAGFGHEALARAAPYDLIFANILKGPLIALAPDLAAHLRPGGHAILSGILNEQADEVAAVYAGAGLAEAGRDRIGEWTTLLLTRN; encoded by the coding sequence ATGCCCACCTATACCGCACTGACCACCCTGACCGGCAGATCCCAGGCCGAGGCGCTGGGCGCGGCGATGGAACGGCTCGACCCGGAACCGACCGGCATCGGCGTGTTCGAGGTCGAGGACGGATCGGGCCTGTGGGAGGTCGGCGGCTATTTCACCGACGCCCCGGACGACGCCGCGCTGGCGCTGCTGGCGGCGGCGTTCGGCGCGAAACCCTTTGCGATATCGGAACTGCCCGAAACCGACTGGGTGGCCCATGTGCGCCGGGGACTGGCCCCGGTCGAGGCGGGCCGGTTCTTTGTCTATGGCAGCCATGACGCCGAAAAGGTGCCTGCCGACAGGATCCCGCTGCTGATCGAGGCGGCGATGGCCTTTGGAACCGGTCATCACGGCACCACGCTGGGCTGCCTGCAGGCGCTGGACCGGCTGATCGCGGACGGGTTCGCGGCGACGCGGGTGGCCGATATCGGCTGCGGCACCGCGGTTCTGGCAATGGCCGCGGCGCGGGTCTGGGGCGGCGAGGTGATCGCCTCGGATATCGACCCGGTGGCGGTCGAGGTGGCCGAGGCCAACCTGCAGGCCAATGGCATGGGCGGCGCGGTGCGCTGTGTCGAGGCCGCCGGGTTCGGACACGAGGCGCTGGCACGGGCCGCGCCCTATGATCTGATCTTTGCCAATATCCTGAAGGGGCCGCTGATCGCGTTGGCGCCGGATCTCGCCGCGCATCTGCGCCCCGGCGGTCATGCGATCCTGTCGGGTATCCTGAACGAACAGGCCGACGAGGTGGCGGCGGTCTATGCCGGGGCGGGGCTGGCCGAGGCCGGCCGCGACCGGATCGGCGAATGGACCACGCTGCTGCTGACGCGGAACTGA
- a CDS encoding HlyD family secretion protein, producing the protein MFEFTLCSMLTILPDYLFRRYVQDKRIGREITFFSVWYELRWGISSCAILTISLIALIFFYHPATNNIGSFFRTLTLLPETGGRVAEVLVENNQHVEAGQVLFRIDDASQRAAVETARMQVAEVEASLAVARADLDAAEGQVAQARAALAQARDQFERQSTLLTTGSAAARESEVERYQNLVNQRTGEVDAALANKVAVEENINTLIPARRSSAEAALAQAEAELNKTVIKAGVDGRLDQFALQVGDYVNPILRPAGILVPSEFEERDRFVAGFGQLSASVIKPGMFAEMGCLARPFKVVPMVVVEVQDVIPSGQFRPTDRLIDPADITRPGMLTVFLEPLYKGQADPLPPGSTCFANVYTNNHDRLENDDSLGTGQRIFLHVVDTVGLVHAILLRAKLLLLPVKLLVFSGH; encoded by the coding sequence ATGTTCGAATTCACGCTGTGTTCGATGCTCACGATCCTGCCCGATTACCTGTTCCGGCGGTATGTGCAGGACAAACGGATCGGACGCGAGATCACGTTCTTCTCGGTCTGGTACGAACTGCGCTGGGGGATCTCGTCCTGCGCGATCCTGACGATCAGCCTGATCGCGCTGATTTTCTTCTATCACCCGGCGACGAACAATATCGGGTCGTTCTTTCGCACCCTGACGCTTCTGCCGGAAACCGGCGGGCGGGTCGCGGAGGTGCTGGTCGAGAACAACCAGCATGTCGAGGCCGGGCAGGTGCTGTTTCGCATCGACGACGCGTCGCAGCGCGCGGCGGTGGAGACCGCCCGGATGCAGGTGGCCGAGGTCGAGGCGTCGCTGGCCGTTGCGCGGGCCGACCTGGACGCGGCCGAAGGGCAGGTGGCGCAGGCCCGCGCCGCGCTGGCCCAGGCCCGGGACCAGTTCGAACGCCAGTCGACCCTGCTGACCACCGGCTCGGCGGCGGCGCGCGAATCCGAGGTCGAGCGCTACCAGAACCTCGTCAACCAGCGCACGGGCGAGGTCGATGCGGCGCTGGCCAACAAGGTTGCGGTCGAGGAGAACATCAACACACTGATCCCCGCGCGGCGCTCCAGCGCCGAAGCCGCGCTGGCCCAGGCCGAGGCCGAGCTGAACAAGACCGTGATCAAGGCCGGTGTCGATGGCCGGCTGGACCAGTTCGCGCTGCAGGTGGGCGATTATGTCAACCCGATCCTGCGTCCCGCCGGTATCCTGGTCCCGTCCGAGTTCGAGGAACGCGACCGGTTCGTGGCCGGGTTCGGGCAGCTCTCGGCCAGCGTGATCAAGCCCGGCATGTTCGCGGAAATGGGCTGCCTCGCCAGGCCGTTCAAGGTGGTTCCGATGGTCGTGGTCGAGGTGCAGGATGTGATCCCGTCGGGACAGTTCCGCCCCACCGACCGGCTGATCGACCCCGCCGACATCACCCGGCCCGGGATGCTGACGGTGTTCCTCGAGCCGCTCTACAAGGGGCAGGCCGACCCGCTGCCGCCGGGCAGCACCTGTTTCGCCAATGTCTACACCAACAACCATGACCGGCTGGAAAACGATGACAGCCTGGGCACCGGTCAGCGCATCTTTCTGCATGTGGTGGATACGGTCGGGCTGGTGCACGCGATCCTGCTGCGCGCCAAGCTGCTGCTGTTGCCGGTCAAGCTGCTGGTCTTTTCGGGGCACTGA
- a CDS encoding MATE family efflux transporter yields the protein MSGRGRFLTGSTMGHVVRMTLTGAMGITFVFVVDAANLFWISLLGDARLVAAVGFAFAVQFFSVSSGIGLMIASTALISRSIGAGNRAQARRHAGSAIVIAGCAQLTVATLLVVFRHELLALAGAQGETAAMAARYLAISLPSLGVMAVGMIANGALRAEGDGRRSMLVTLLSGAVAMVVDPVMIYGLGWGLDGAAWGLVMFRFVMTAIALRFAISTHDLIAMPRLAGIADSLRPFLTIALPAILTQLATPAGGYMLTGVMAQYGDDAMAGWAVVGRLLVVAFGGIFSLAGAIGGIFGQNFGACDYGRVRQTYRDALIFGLAYVLVTWAVLALAGRAVVDAFALSPEGAGVVLAFTHVAAGGFLFTAGLYVANSAFNAMGKPVRATMMNWLREGALTLPFALLLSGWFGATGVVYAQAATGIAAGLLAGAWGWYFVRGLDRRMVPPLDLEPPRPYANADRFRRR from the coding sequence ATGTCGGGACGCGGCCGGTTCCTGACCGGATCGACGATGGGCCATGTGGTGCGGATGACGCTGACCGGCGCCATGGGCATCACCTTTGTGTTCGTCGTCGATGCCGCCAACCTGTTCTGGATCTCGCTGCTGGGGGATGCGCGGCTGGTGGCGGCGGTCGGCTTTGCCTTCGCGGTGCAGTTCTTTTCGGTGTCGTCGGGCATCGGGCTGATGATTGCCTCGACCGCGCTGATTTCGCGGTCGATCGGAGCGGGCAACCGCGCGCAGGCCCGCCGCCATGCCGGCAGCGCCATCGTCATTGCGGGATGTGCCCAGCTCACGGTGGCCACGTTGCTGGTCGTGTTCCGGCACGAGTTGCTGGCGCTGGCCGGTGCGCAGGGGGAAACCGCGGCGATGGCGGCGCGATACCTGGCGATCTCGCTGCCGTCGCTGGGGGTGATGGCCGTCGGCATGATCGCCAACGGCGCGTTGCGGGCCGAGGGCGACGGACGCCGGTCGATGCTGGTCACGCTGCTCTCCGGTGCCGTGGCGATGGTGGTCGACCCGGTGATGATCTACGGGCTGGGCTGGGGGCTGGACGGCGCCGCCTGGGGGCTGGTGATGTTCCGCTTCGTGATGACGGCGATCGCGCTGCGCTTCGCTATCTCTACCCACGACCTGATCGCGATGCCGCGCCTGGCCGGTATCGCGGACAGCCTGCGCCCCTTTCTCACCATCGCGCTGCCGGCGATCCTGACCCAGCTCGCCACCCCGGCGGGGGGCTACATGCTGACCGGCGTGATGGCGCAATATGGCGACGATGCGATGGCCGGCTGGGCGGTGGTCGGGCGGCTGCTGGTGGTGGCCTTTGGCGGCATCTTTTCGCTGGCCGGCGCGATCGGCGGCATCTTCGGGCAGAATTTCGGCGCCTGCGACTACGGGCGGGTGCGGCAGACCTACCGCGATGCGCTGATCTTCGGGCTCGCCTATGTGCTGGTCACATGGGCGGTGCTGGCGCTGGCCGGGCGCGCCGTGGTCGACGCCTTTGCGTTGTCGCCCGAGGGGGCGGGGGTGGTGCTGGCCTTTACCCATGTCGCCGCCGGCGGGTTCCTGTTCACCGCCGGGCTCTATGTCGCCAATTCGGCCTTCAACGCCATGGGCAAACCGGTGCGCGCCACGATGATGAACTGGCTGCGCGAAGGCGCGCTGACGCTGCCGTTTGCCCTGCTGCTGTCGGGCTGGTTCGGGGCCACCGGCGTGGTCTATGCACAGGCGGCCACCGGCATCGCGGCGGGGCTGCTGGCCGGGGCCTGGGGCTGGTATTTCGTGCGCGGGCTGGACCGGCGGATGGTGCCGCCGCTTGACCTCGAACCGCCGCGCCCCTACGCCAATGCCGACCGTTTCCGGAGACGCTGA
- the fsa gene encoding fructose-6-phosphate aldolase gives MKFFVDTAEIDAIAELNDLGMVDGVTTNPSLILKSGRDILEVTREICDLVDGPVSAEVVATEAEAMIAEGRKLAQIADNIAVKVPLTWDGLKACKVLSGEGNMVNVTLCFSANQAILAAKAGATFISPFIGRLDDINTDGMDLIADIRTIYDNYGFETQILAASIRTVNHITESARIGADVITAPPAVIKAMASHPLTDKGLATFLADWEKTGQKIL, from the coding sequence ATGAAATTCTTCGTCGACACCGCCGAAATCGACGCCATTGCCGAGCTGAACGACCTGGGCATGGTCGACGGCGTGACCACCAACCCGTCGCTGATCCTGAAATCGGGACGCGACATTCTCGAGGTGACCCGCGAAATCTGCGATCTCGTCGATGGCCCGGTCTCGGCCGAGGTCGTCGCCACCGAAGCCGAGGCGATGATCGCCGAAGGCCGCAAACTGGCGCAGATCGCCGACAACATCGCGGTCAAGGTGCCGCTGACCTGGGACGGGCTGAAGGCCTGCAAGGTGCTGTCGGGCGAGGGCAACATGGTCAACGTGACCCTGTGTTTCTCGGCCAACCAAGCGATCCTGGCGGCCAAGGCGGGCGCCACGTTCATCTCGCCCTTCATCGGCCGGCTGGACGACATCAACACCGACGGGATGGACCTGATCGCCGATATCCGCACGATCTATGACAATTACGGCTTCGAGACCCAGATCCTCGCCGCGTCGATCCGCACCGTGAACCATATCACCGAAAGCGCCCGTATCGGCGCTGACGTGATCACCGCCCCGCCCGCCGTCATCAAGGCCATGGCCAGCCACCCGCTGACCGACAAGGGGTTGGCCACCTTCCTGGCGGACTGGGAAAAGACCGGCCAGAAGATCCTGTAA
- a CDS encoding carboxymuconolactone decarboxylase family protein → MSWKEKLSDTRGGLRNLNGAIPDAARAFGGLGKAVKEGGVLDFKTKEFIALGISVAVRCEPCISLHVDSLVKAGATREELADVLAMTIQMGGGPSMMYAAKALECYDELTG, encoded by the coding sequence ATGAGCTGGAAAGAAAAACTCTCTGACACCCGTGGCGGGCTGCGCAACCTGAACGGGGCGATCCCCGACGCCGCCCGCGCGTTTGGCGGGCTGGGCAAGGCGGTCAAGGAAGGCGGGGTCCTGGATTTCAAGACCAAGGAATTCATCGCCCTCGGCATCTCCGTCGCGGTGCGCTGCGAACCCTGCATTTCGCTGCATGTGGACTCGCTGGTCAAGGCCGGGGCGACGCGCGAAGAACTCGCCGACGTGCTGGCGATGACGATCCAGATGGGCGGCGGCCCGTCGATGATGTATGCCGCCAAGGCACTGGAATGCTACGATGAGCTGACGGGCTGA
- a CDS encoding DUF938 domain-containing protein yields the protein MIRKSLPATASFAHPQEGDRLFAPSAASNAPPICDLLDRYAPETGAALELASGTGQHVVAFAATRPGLTWQPTEPDAVRRASIAAHVADAGLTNVAPPLALDAARPGWSASQSGKALVVLVNLLHLISDTEAETVIAETARALALDGRFLLYGPFMRAGALTSDGDRSFHAALQASDPEIGYKDDRQVAGWARSAGLTPVARVEMPANNLALVWERRRT from the coding sequence ATGATCCGCAAATCCCTGCCCGCCACCGCCAGCTTCGCCCATCCGCAGGAGGGCGACCGGCTCTTCGCCCCCTCCGCGGCCAGCAACGCGCCGCCGATCTGCGATCTTCTGGACCGCTACGCGCCCGAGACGGGCGCGGCGCTGGAACTGGCCAGCGGCACCGGCCAGCATGTCGTGGCCTTTGCCGCCACCCGCCCCGGCCTGACCTGGCAACCGACCGAACCCGATGCCGTCCGCCGCGCCAGCATCGCGGCCCATGTCGCCGATGCGGGGCTCACCAACGTGGCGCCGCCGCTCGCGCTCGATGCGGCCCGGCCCGGCTGGAGCGCGTCGCAATCGGGCAAGGCGCTGGTGGTGCTGGTGAACCTGCTGCACCTGATCAGCGACACCGAGGCCGAAACGGTGATCGCGGAAACGGCCCGCGCGCTGGCGCTTGATGGCCGGTTCCTGCTCTATGGCCCGTTCATGCGCGCCGGCGCCCTGACAAGCGATGGCGACCGCTCCTTTCACGCCGCCCTGCAGGCCAGCGACCCCGAGATCGGCTACAAGGATGACCGGCAGGTTGCCGGCTGGGCACGATCGGCCGGGCTGACCCCGGTGGCCCGGGTCGAGATGCCCGCCAACAACCTGGCCCTGGTCTGGGAACGGCGACGAACATGA
- a CDS encoding aspartate aminotransferase family protein, whose amino-acid sequence MTMPNSTAELDRAAHLHPYTDARKLEAEGPRVIDRGDGVFVFDEQGNSYLEGLSGLWSVGVGFNQPRLVEAAAEQMARLPYYHTFAQKTHGPAARLADKLVEMTPEGLTRVFFTSSGSEANDTVVKMLWYFNNARGRPEKKKFISRLGGYHGITIASGSLTGLPWNHTDFDLPAIPVRHVTSPNAWQNARDGESEADFAQRLADELEAVIAEEGAETIAAFIGEPLMGAGGVIVPPEGYWDKVQEICRRHEILIVADEVITGFGRTGNLWGCDTFGIKPDVLVMSKQLTSSYMPLAAIAISDEIYQGIADNSARHGTFGHGFTASGHPVATAVALENIAIIEEQGLVANGAAVGAALQAELRRRFGDHPLVGEVRGTGMIAAVQLCADRSTRRALAPEGKLGGYVFERAHDHGLIIRNIKDAVAFCPPLILSEAQMHDMLDRFALTLDDALDWARAEGLV is encoded by the coding sequence ATGACCATGCCGAATTCCACCGCCGAACTGGACCGGGCCGCACATCTGCACCCCTATACCGATGCCCGCAAGCTGGAGGCCGAGGGCCCGCGCGTGATCGACCGGGGCGACGGCGTTTTCGTGTTCGACGAGCAGGGCAACAGCTATCTCGAGGGCCTGTCGGGACTGTGGAGCGTGGGTGTCGGCTTCAACCAGCCGAGGCTGGTCGAGGCGGCGGCCGAACAGATGGCCAGGCTGCCCTATTACCACACCTTCGCGCAGAAGACCCACGGGCCGGCGGCCCGGCTGGCCGACAAGCTGGTCGAGATGACGCCTGAGGGGCTGACCCGCGTCTTCTTCACGTCGTCCGGGTCCGAGGCCAACGACACCGTGGTCAAGATGCTGTGGTATTTCAACAATGCCCGCGGCCGGCCGGAGAAGAAGAAATTCATCTCGCGGCTGGGGGGGTATCACGGGATCACCATCGCGTCCGGGTCGCTGACCGGGTTGCCGTGGAACCATACGGATTTCGACCTGCCGGCGATCCCGGTGCGTCATGTGACAAGCCCCAATGCCTGGCAGAACGCCCGCGACGGCGAGAGCGAGGCCGATTTCGCCCAGCGGCTGGCGGATGAGCTGGAGGCGGTCATCGCCGAGGAGGGGGCCGAGACCATCGCCGCCTTCATCGGCGAGCCGCTGATGGGGGCCGGCGGCGTGATCGTGCCGCCGGAAGGATACTGGGACAAGGTGCAGGAGATCTGCCGCCGCCACGAGATCCTGATCGTGGCCGACGAGGTGATCACCGGGTTCGGCCGCACCGGCAACCTGTGGGGCTGCGACACGTTCGGGATCAAGCCCGACGTGCTGGTGATGTCGAAGCAGCTGACATCGAGCTACATGCCGCTGGCCGCGATCGCGATCTCCGACGAGATCTATCAGGGGATCGCCGACAACAGCGCACGGCACGGCACGTTCGGGCACGGGTTCACCGCCTCGGGCCACCCCGTCGCGACCGCGGTGGCGCTGGAGAACATCGCCATCATCGAGGAACAGGGGCTGGTGGCCAACGGCGCCGCCGTGGGAGCCGCGCTGCAGGCCGAACTGCGCCGGCGGTTCGGCGATCACCCGCTGGTGGGCGAGGTGCGCGGCACCGGCATGATCGCGGCGGTGCAGCTCTGCGCCGACCGCTCCACGCGGCGGGCGCTGGCGCCCGAGGGCAAGCTGGGCGGCTATGTGTTCGAACGGGCCCATGACCACGGGCTGATCATCCGCAACATCAAGGATGCCGTCGCCTTCTGCCCGCCCCTGATCCTGAGCGAGGCGCAGATGCACGACATGCTCGACCGGTTCGCGCTCACGCTCGACGATGCGCTGGACTGGGCGCGGGCCGAGGGGCTGGTGTAG